The Brachypodium distachyon strain Bd21 chromosome 4, Brachypodium_distachyon_v3.0, whole genome shotgun sequence nucleotide sequence GCCCATGTACGTCCATATAATTCAGCCCAATAATCAATAAATCAATTATACAGCCAGGTCTAGATGTCTCGTATCCATATCGGTGTCACAAGTGTCCTTGGCCTTCTCCTTATATACTGACGTTTTGGTTTTCATTTGAACTAGAACAACGGCAACAATTCAGGATCGGAAGAATAGTCCTATCACATCCTTTGTGGTGGATAAGGAGGTTTACATTGCATCAGAAAAGAGTTACATCAGCGGTATCACCCAAATCAAAGAGGCAAGAGGTTACACCAAAGCCAACAAGCAGTACGTCGGCTCGCTCTCTCTACTTTGCGACTCGATTATTCAAACACTAGGGATTGGTCTCGCTTAGCGACGCGACGCGACATGCACGTGACCAATATATAAGCAATAGCACGGCAAGGACGCCGACCGTTCCGCCACTCTATATTGTTTTGTTCAATTGTACCACCCTGACTTAAAATCCTGCCGAGAGCGACCCGTTCTATCAGAATTCTAGCAAGAAGTTATGCCTCTTCGGAAAATTCCTTTTGTGTGTCTACGGCAATTATGACATACGCTGATCTCTATTCGAAattcttgtactccctccgatccacattaatatttggatatatctatgcctaaaaagcgtctagatacatgaaatattttaagaactaatatggatcggaggaagtattttttttcctgtgagATTCGATACGCTGTGGCATCCTACTCCATTTCTCTTATTCTAAAACAAGTAACTGTATTTTAAAATTGACTCGGCGTATCCTTGAAAGGCGAGGGTTTGGACAGCAGAGCATGCAGCAGCTGCGTTGTTGCACGTGAAGAGtcaggaaagaagaagagcaaaacCTGTGGGCAGGCGGTTTTGCTTTCCGCTTCCCCAAAATGGCGGGCCGGCCGTCCGTCTCCCCTTTCCCAGGTGgatttcttcctctcctctcctctctctcttctctctagATCCTGCCGCCGACGCGACCACCGAAAGCAGTCAGCATCATGCCGAGGTTTAATGCGACCGAATCAGCCCCAAGTCCATGGATTTCTTTCCCCAATCAATTCTGCCCATCTTGCCCCTCCCCTGCCACCAGCATCGAGCAGCCCATGGTTTCGCTCTCGAGGTCTCCTCCCGCCCGCGTATAACTCGCccgctcctccttcctccatcCCCCCCACCTCGCCACCACCACAACTAGTCTATACCTAGCTGCGGCCGCGAATCTGGATATCTGGTTCTTGCCCTTGCCCTGACGGGGggacttcttcttcttcttcttcttcttcttcttcttcttgctgctgcGGACGTACCTCGCCCGTCGGCGATGGGTGCGGAGTTtgaggtggcggtggctggagtcgccgcgccgccggcgaagaggaggcgccggatggtagcggcggcgggaggagcgAGGCGGCGCGCCACGAGGcgtgcgccggcgccgccgaccagGGCCGTGCAGCGGCTCTTCCAGGCGAGCCGCGCCGTCTTCAGGGGCCCCGGCACCGTGCCGGCGCCCGCCGAGGTCGCCCTGCTCCGCGCCATGCTCGGTTCGCCTCCTTACCTCCCTTCCTGCTTCCTTCtgccttcccttcccttgccatgccatgccaaTCCTCTGCTTCTTAATTAACCTCACACTTGCTTATATCGCTACTCGATAGCTGCATTGATTTGCCTCATCCAATTAAGCTTAGCTATCTGCATACTACCCCCATGCAAAATTGTCTTCCTTTCTCCCATGCAAATGACCCGTTATATGACAGAAAAGTTTGTTACGCAGATTCACTCTGTATTTCTATACAAAAGCTTGGTTTGTTCTACTGTGATAATTTGTATCGTTGCTCTCTGCATGCTGAAAATGTTTACACAAAAACGCTGAAGAAATGCTGTGTGCTGAATTTAAGTTTCCTGGTGGTGATATCTGCAGACAGAATGAGACCGGAGGACGTCGGCCTAAGCGCGGATCTCAGATTCTTCAAAGCCAGAGAAGCCGCCGAGGGGAAGACCCCCACGATTACACATACCACCATATACAAATCTGAGAATTTCTCGGTAAGCAAGAGGGCTGCGTATACACACGTCatgttttcctaaaaaaataaaaatgtgttGAAAAAAGTGGTTCAGAGTTTAGATACGTTGTTGAACCTgaatttcagaattttcaCTGATCTTCTTCGCTTGGGTGCAGATggttatcttgttcttgccaCCGAATGCAGTCATCCCCCTCCACAACCATCCCGGGATGACGGTGTTCAGCAAGCTGCTCCTTGGATCGATGCATATAAAGTCCTATGATTGGGCTGGTCCTGGTCCTGATCCTGCCACGAGCGGCGCTAATTCGTTGCCTGACGATCGATGTGAGCTTTTCGACCTATTCTACATTTTCACTAGTCTGCTTCTGCTTTGGTGAAAATGCGCTATAACATTGGggtttgctttgctttgcagTGAGACTGGCAGAGCTGGTTGTGGACGATGTTTTCACGGCGCCGTGCGACACATCGGTCCTGTACCCAACAGCTGGAGGCAACATGCACCGGTTCAAGGCCATTGCGTCATGCGCAGTCCTTGACATTCTTGGCCCTCCTTACTCCATAGAAGAAGACCGGGATTGCACGTACTACACAGAGATTCCATACTCCCACCAACCGAGTAAGTAGCAAATTGTGATATCAGAAATCTGAAGCTCCTGTATGtgctgctactactactagatCTCAATTTTGAGTTTTTGACACTAGCTGTATCACACAGCTATAAACTAGTCATGGAAATACATGAGCTCATGTAGCTCTAGATCTGCTCCGTTGGGGCTTGATCTGAGTATAGTTTATATCAGTGCATCTTTTTCTCCGACAACACACAAGAGAATTAATTAATCGGGTACATGTTTTCTTTACTAAGGAGAAAGATGGTTTGGGCATCAATTGCAAGTTGCACATATGTATAATCTATACTTCATGAAAACAGTAGTTTGTCTCCGGAGCAGC carries:
- the LOC100833331 gene encoding plant cysteine oxidase 1 isoform X1, with protein sequence MGAEFEVAVAGVAAPPAKRRRRMVAAAGGARRRATRRAPAPPTRAVQRLFQASRAVFRGPGTVPAPAEVALLRAMLDRMRPEDVGLSADLRFFKAREAAEGKTPTITHTTIYKSENFSMVILFLPPNAVIPLHNHPGMTVFSKLLLGSMHIKSYDWAGPGPDPATSGANSLPDDRLRLAELVVDDVFTAPCDTSVLYPTAGGNMHRFKAIASCAVLDILGPPYSIEEDRDCTYYTEIPYSHQPSSDLVDNEQERRRLAWLKEIDMPKELKMCSVAYGGPPISDR
- the LOC100833331 gene encoding plant cysteine oxidase 2 isoform X2, giving the protein MAGRPSVSPFPDRMRPEDVGLSADLRFFKAREAAEGKTPTITHTTIYKSENFSMVILFLPPNAVIPLHNHPGMTVFSKLLLGSMHIKSYDWAGPGPDPATSGANSLPDDRLRLAELVVDDVFTAPCDTSVLYPTAGGNMHRFKAIASCAVLDILGPPYSIEEDRDCTYYTEIPYSHQPSSDLVDNEQERRRLAWLKEIDMPKELKMCSVAYGGPPISDR